The segment GCCTGTTCCACACTTTCCATGATTGCGGACACTTCTTCTATCTTGACTGTCTCCAGCACTTTTATCGGATTTTGGAATGCAATCGGCTCAACTTTGCCGCTGTCATTTTGAAACTCAAACATTAGGTAAGGGTTTGTCATTGCGCCATCCTCCTTGCCTGTTTGCTCTTCCATGCCCGTGCATCTTCATAGCAATTTTTCAGCATCTGAAATCCATCGGTTGTTAAAATCGATTCCGGATGAAATTGGATCCCGGTTACCGGCAGTATTTTATGCTGTACCCCCATAACTACACCGTCTTCTGTTTCAGCAGTGACCTGAAGGCAATCCGGCATTGCCGCTTTATCCGCAATCAAGGAATGATAGCGCGTCACGTTTGCCGGAGAAGCAATTCCCTCAAATATACCTTTGCCGTTATGCGCCATTAATGAAACTTTTCCATGCATCGGCTGTTTTCCTTTGATGATGCGGCCGCCAAAATGTTCAACAATGGTCTGATGGCCGAGGCAAACACCTAAAATCGGAAAATCACAGCTGAGCGAAAGCAGAATTTCCTTGGTTGCCCCTGACTGTACAGGACGGCCCGGTCCTGGTGACAAGACAATCAAATCAGGAGATAGTCCTTTTACTTCTTGGGCCGTGATTTGTTCATTTTGAAAGACAGCAACGTCAGAATCGAACTGTTCCAGGTAATGGACCAGATTATAAGTAAACGAATCTTGGTTATCGATGATGACGATCATAGGTGCACCTCTTTATTCGAAATCTATTAGTTGGTTTTTATTATACTTGGTTGCGCTGCAGCTGTGTGATTTACGCAATAAAAACCGCATCTCTCCTGCTGATTTTCTGCAAAATAAGCCCAGCCATACCATGGCTGGGCTTTGAGCTTGTAGACAAAAGAATATACGTTCAACCAAGTGAATAACTATCAAAAACAAGGTTCTCTCCTCGGTTCCTGCGCTTCAACCGGACGCTTTCCGCGGGCTCGCGCCGCAGGAGACGCCGGTTTCCGCTGCGGAACCTGAAGTGAAGTGAAAACCGGATACCGCTTCTCCTCACTCGCTTGAAAAGCAGCATCCTGGCTGGAAGGGATTCCTTGAAGTAACGCGACACCCCCAACCGATCCGGCCACGAGACTCCTGTGGGACCAGCACGAGCCGAAGACCCTGGACTGAGCGAAGCGAAGGAAGCGGCTGAGGCCGTGCCCACGGAAAGCGAAGTGGCCGGACCGGTTGGGGTTAATACCGTCTTATTCATTTCAAGCAACTTTATCTACAGTTTGTAAGCCCAGCCATACCATGGCTGGGCTTATTTTATTTTAATTAGTGTTCATAAGACGAGCTATTAGCCGCTGCAAGCGCTTGGCCGATTTGTTCCGCTGCTTCTTGCAGCAGCGGAAGGAATTCTTCGCGCAATACGTCTTCACTGATGCGGCCGGCATGCACGGAACAGTTCATGGCGGCGATGACTTTTCCGTGTGCGTTCCGGATTGGCACCGCGATGGAACGCAGCCCTTCTTCAAACTGCTGATCTACACCGCCCCAATTTTTCTGACGCACTTCTTCCAGTACTTTAAGGAGCTCTTCCTTATCTGTGATGGTTTTGTCGGTGTATTTTTCGAAGTCCATTTTTTCCAGATAAGCTTCCAGCTCTTTCTGCGGCAAATTGGCGAGAAGTACATGCCCCATTGAGGTCGCATAAGCTGGAAGCCGCGAGCCGACGCCCAGGTTGATTGACATGATGCGTTTCGTTGATACACGGGCTACGTATAGGATATGCATGTCGTCCAATATCGAAATGGAACACGATTCCCCTGTCTGATCTACAAAGTTCTTCAGAAAAGGATGCGCAATGCTCCAGCTGTTATTGGAAGACAAGTAGGCATATCCCAATGATAAAGTCCGGGCAGTTAATGAATAGCTTCCATTTTTCGATTCCGCAAAGCCTAAAGCTTCAAGCGTCAATAGGATTCTCCGGGCTGCAGGTCTGCTAAGCCCTGTTTTTTTGGCTGCATCGCTGACCGTCATCGAAGAATTGTGCTGGGAAAAAGCTTGTATGACTTGCAGTCCCCGCTCCAGCGACTGAATGTGGTCACCCGATTTTTTAAAATTGTCTAACTCTTTTGTTGACAATTGCTTTACCTCCTGTGTAAGATGAAATTGTACGAATAACGAATTATTGTACGTATATCGTACAATAATCTTATTGGCATTGCAAACGTTTTGCCCTTTCTGTTTTTTTATGATTCATGAATGCGTTTACATTACTTGATTTCAAAATGAATAAAAACCAACCTTGCATTACCATACTATCTATTAGGGGGAATCCGCATGACAGAAAAAGCAGTGAAAAACGAACGTGTACTATCAGCCTATGAAGGCTTTGTGAAACACCTTAAAAACTTTTTGGATGAGCAGCAATTCAATCACGAAGAGTACACAAACTTTGTAAAATGGGCTGACCGCCTTGGACGCAGCGGAGAAATCCCTTTGTTCTTGGACGTATTTGTAGAAACCCATGTACTGGAAGCGAAATACAAAAATTCTCCAGGTACTGAACCTTCTCTTCTTGGGCCATATTACGTAGAAAACCCACCAATGCTTGAAGAAGCACCATTCGTTATACCGCAGCGCGAAAACGAACCAGGTGATAAGCTGGTATTCTTCGGAAATGTCAGTTCCGTAACTGGACCTCTTAAGAACACGAAAGTGGAATGGTGGCAGGACGATGCAGATGGCTTGTATTCAAACTTTGATTCAACTGCACCGGACTTCAACCTCCGCGGCCAGTTCCATACAGATGAAAACGGCGATTTCGAAGTGCATTCAATCGTGCCGATCCCTTACCAGATCCCGACTAGCGGGCCGACTGGCGAGTTTACTTTCGCAGCCGGGTACCATGCTTACCGTCCTGCACATATCCATATCAAATTTGAACACGAAGGCCATGAAACATTGATCACACAAGTATTCTTCGAAGGTGACGAATGGCTGGAAACAGATGTTGCCGGCGGCGTGCGTTCTACTTTGCTGACAAAATTGATCGATAAAGGCGACCACAAGGAAGCATCTCTGAACTTTGTCATGAGAACTGAATAAGTAATAATCCTATGGCTGTCGAGGAAATCTTGGCAGCTTCTTCTTATGGTACTGCTAATTTTTGAATTGGGGTGGAATAGATGGAATTGTATAAAGTGAACGTCAATGGAAATGATATTCAAGTAGCTGATTATCCAGGAGAAAAAGGTCCGATCATCGCGATTCACGGACTGACTGGCACTCATAAAAACATGCATTATTACGCGGAAAAGCTGAAAGGCGAATACCGTTTTATCGCTGTGGACCTTCGGGGGCGCGGAAACAGTGCGGAAACCGATCCCGATACTTCCATTTTCAAACATGCAGAAGATATACTCGGACTGATTAAAGAACTCAAGCTCGAAAACCCGATTTTGCTGGGCTATTCGATGGGCGGATTCATCTCCGCAATTGTCGCAAGCCGCTTGAAATCCATAAAAGCACTGATTTTATTGGACGGAGCCGCTAAGACTTCAGAACACCAGCGCGGCATTATCCAGCCTTCTCTTGGCCGCATCAGCCGCCATTTCGACTCTAAGGAACATTATGCAGAAGAAATCAGGAAAATCTATGCGAACCTCGGAATTGAATGGACGGATGTTTTGCAGGAAACGGCTGAATACGAAGTCGGACCAGCCGGCGACCAT is part of the Planococcus shenhongbingii genome and harbors:
- a CDS encoding anthranilate synthase component II; the protein is MIVIIDNQDSFTYNLVHYLEQFDSDVAVFQNEQITAQEVKGLSPDLIVLSPGPGRPVQSGATKEILLSLSCDFPILGVCLGHQTIVEHFGGRIIKGKQPMHGKVSLMAHNGKGIFEGIASPANVTRYHSLIADKAAMPDCLQVTAETEDGVVMGVQHKILPVTGIQFHPESILTTDGFQMLKNCYEDARAWKSKQARRMAQ
- a CDS encoding IclR family transcriptional regulator, which produces MSTKELDNFKKSGDHIQSLERGLQVIQAFSQHNSSMTVSDAAKKTGLSRPAARRILLTLEALGFAESKNGSYSLTARTLSLGYAYLSSNNSWSIAHPFLKNFVDQTGESCSISILDDMHILYVARVSTKRIMSINLGVGSRLPAYATSMGHVLLANLPQKELEAYLEKMDFEKYTDKTITDKEELLKVLEEVRQKNWGGVDQQFEEGLRSIAVPIRNAHGKVIAAMNCSVHAGRISEDVLREEFLPLLQEAAEQIGQALAAANSSSYEH
- a CDS encoding dioxygenase, whose translation is MTEKAVKNERVLSAYEGFVKHLKNFLDEQQFNHEEYTNFVKWADRLGRSGEIPLFLDVFVETHVLEAKYKNSPGTEPSLLGPYYVENPPMLEEAPFVIPQRENEPGDKLVFFGNVSSVTGPLKNTKVEWWQDDADGLYSNFDSTAPDFNLRGQFHTDENGDFEVHSIVPIPYQIPTSGPTGEFTFAAGYHAYRPAHIHIKFEHEGHETLITQVFFEGDEWLETDVAGGVRSTLLTKLIDKGDHKEASLNFVMRTE
- a CDS encoding alpha/beta fold hydrolase gives rise to the protein MELYKVNVNGNDIQVADYPGEKGPIIAIHGLTGTHKNMHYYAEKLKGEYRFIAVDLRGRGNSAETDPDTSIFKHAEDILGLIKELKLENPILLGYSMGGFISAIVASRLKSIKALILLDGAAKTSEHQRGIIQPSLGRISRHFDSKEHYAEEIRKIYANLGIEWTDVLQETAEYEVGPAGDHWENKADESRIVADFESFYTFDPAQIGKDIECPTLLVYAEGNIGSMPPLFYLDDYKETQDSINQIKTVVSDCNHYTMVFEQRDDIQKEMDAFLNKI